One Maribacter dokdonensis DSW-8 DNA window includes the following coding sequences:
- a CDS encoding RagB/SusD family nutrient uptake outer membrane protein translates to MKYIKVNKLTVLLAFLGTVLIGCSDDLDQPELNNNFAGGTDFSQTDDMIFSLIGVYQSVADRGWEQPLVVATRGDDVNAAGDQQGLKNQDRYVYDNSFFGSRTLWETYYGDIIGAHTGMEQIERYMEFADDEGIALGNQYIAEAKVLRAVLLFQLSQVYGSVFIPTSSNLNDFADVTSVPSKDEVMQHISDQMDEAIPFLLDLRPNERTDLPGGVTKYTGLMIKAEANQELKNYQAVADATGEIIASGKFSLFPDYYELFKTPGKLSDENLFEFQYSDFGNGEGDRVSHLYAPYGPNSWNPEVDGSSNGWGFFEPSLKYIEFMLDRGETDRLETSVFFSQKGIDSLIATTPYTSETLPSFVSPITRDGDENTSTVRSIFSSGKHYLPTNQLIPGRTAYGSNKNNIVFRYSETLLMYAEALVQGANNSVMTADEAVNQVRARANMAPLSGVTLDQIVDEKYAELSMEWGKRFFDMVRLGRYDELSFDGRTFTEDKAFVTYHQDQIDEFPILGEIAN, encoded by the coding sequence ATGAAATATATAAAAGTTAACAAACTAACAGTGCTTTTAGCCTTTCTAGGTACTGTACTAATAGGTTGCTCAGACGATCTGGATCAACCGGAACTGAATAATAATTTTGCGGGAGGAACCGATTTCTCCCAAACCGATGATATGATTTTTTCATTGATCGGAGTCTACCAATCTGTTGCAGATAGAGGTTGGGAACAGCCACTAGTGGTAGCCACTAGAGGTGATGATGTCAACGCAGCGGGTGACCAACAAGGTCTAAAAAATCAAGACCGTTACGTGTACGACAACTCCTTTTTTGGATCAAGAACCTTATGGGAAACGTATTATGGCGATATCATAGGTGCACATACCGGTATGGAGCAGATAGAGAGGTATATGGAGTTTGCAGATGATGAGGGCATCGCTTTAGGCAATCAATATATCGCCGAGGCAAAAGTTTTACGTGCCGTGCTGCTTTTTCAACTATCACAAGTGTATGGTTCGGTATTCATTCCTACCTCATCAAACTTAAATGATTTTGCAGACGTAACATCCGTACCTAGTAAAGATGAAGTTATGCAACACATTTCCGATCAAATGGACGAAGCAATTCCGTTCTTGCTTGACCTAAGACCAAATGAAAGAACTGACCTACCTGGCGGCGTTACCAAGTACACCGGTTTAATGATTAAGGCAGAGGCAAATCAAGAACTAAAAAACTACCAAGCCGTAGCTGATGCAACTGGTGAAATTATTGCTTCTGGCAAGTTCAGTTTGTTCCCAGATTATTACGAACTGTTTAAAACTCCCGGTAAACTAAGCGACGAAAATTTATTTGAATTTCAATACTCGGATTTCGGCAATGGTGAGGGTGATAGGGTAAGCCACTTGTACGCTCCATATGGTCCAAACTCATGGAATCCGGAGGTTGATGGTTCTAGTAATGGCTGGGGATTCTTTGAACCTAGCTTAAAATATATAGAATTCATGTTGGACAGGGGCGAGACCGATCGTCTGGAAACTTCGGTTTTCTTTAGTCAAAAGGGTATAGACAGTTTGATCGCTACTACGCCTTATACCTCGGAAACGCTACCTTCATTTGTATCTCCCATTACCAGGGATGGTGATGAAAATACTTCAACGGTTCGTTCCATATTTTCAAGTGGAAAACACTATTTACCTACCAATCAATTAATACCTGGCCGTACGGCTTATGGCAGTAACAAGAACAACATTGTTTTTCGTTACTCAGAAACATTACTAATGTATGCCGAAGCTCTAGTTCAAGGTGCCAATAATTCTGTAATGACTGCAGATGAGGCGGTAAACCAAGTAAGGGCAAGAGCAAATATGGCTCCATTAAGCGGTGTTACCCTTGATCAGATCGTAGATGAAAAATATGCAGAACTTTCAATGGAATGGGGAAAGCGTTTTTTCGATATGGTACGCTTGGGCAGGTATGATGAACTAAGTTTTGATGGCAGAACATTTACGGAAGACAAGGCTTTTGTAACCTATCATCAAGATCAGATAGACGAGTTTCCAATATTAGGTGAAATAGCAAACTAA